The Faecalibacter bovis genome includes the window ATGTAAAACTTAACGGAAATATCGGCAATTTAAATATAAAAGCATTGAATTTCTATGACGAAGCTCTTTCAATTTCTGGCGAAATAGATGGTGCTTTTGATAACTTAGATTTTGAAAATCCAAATGGATATTTAAGTTTAAAAAATTTAAGTGTTACGGATGAAACTGAAAAGTTAGCTATTGATGAAATGAAGTTAAATGCAATTTCTTCCGAGAATCAAAATCAAATTACATTAGAATCTAAAGTTATCAATGCTGAAATAAAAGGTAAATTTAATCTTTTAGAAATTGCTCCTGCCCTAGTTTCTACAATCAATCAATATTATGAATTTCAAGATTCTAAAAAAATCTCCAAATTTGATCCAAATCAATATTTTACACTAAATGCAAATATCAATAATGATAAATTAGTTCAGAAATTTCTACCAGATTTAAAAGAATTTTCTACTTTAAATATTACTGGAGATTTTAACGCTCAAACTAAAAAAATCAATTTAGACGGAGATGTAGAAAATTTAATTTATGGTAATAATTTCCTTAAAAATGCCAAAATTTCACTTTCTAACCCAAATGAAACGCTGAATTATAAACTGAATTTAGATGAAGTTGGTAATGAAAGTTTTAAACTAAATAATATTGATCTTAACGGTGATATTTACAATAATAAAATCAACTTAAACGCATCGTCTAAAGATGAAACAGGTCAAGACAAATTTTATGTTGCAGGAAATGTTCAATTAGATGATGACATTATTATCGCAAGTTTAAATCCAAATGGGTTAATCTTAAACTATGATGCTTGGCAAATTTCTGAGGATAATCAAATCAAAATTTCAGATAAAGGCATTGTTGCAAATAATTTTAAAATTTCGAATAACGAAAGTTCAATTGAACTAAATTCTGAAACCGATTCTCCTACAAGTCCACTAAATGTTGCGATTAATAATTTTAAAATTGAAACGATAACTGAATTAATTAAAATTGACGAATTGCCAGCTTCTGGAACTATTAACGGAACGGCGCAATTAAATAATTTAATGGCTGATATGACTTTTACAGCTGATTTAGATGTAACAGATTTAAAGGCCTATAATAATCCCGTTGGTAATCTTGCAATAAATGTAAAAAACAAAACTTCGGATATTATTTCTGCAGATGCTTTATTGACTGGAAATGATAATGATGTCCGTTTAATTGGCGAGTATAATTTAGCGCAAAGTTTATTAGATTTTCGATTCAATATGAATCGATTTGAGTTGAAAACGATCAAAGGTTTTACCAATGGAATGGTAGATGATATTGAAGGTTTTTTAAATGGAAATTTAAATCTGAAAGGATCGTTAGATAATCCATCAATAGAAGGTTTAATCGGATTTAATCAAGTTGGTTTTTCGGTTCCTGAATACGGTGTGAATTTCAGAAATATTACAGATAATCTAAACTTCACAAAACGAGGAATAGAATTCGATCAATTCAAAATAAATGATAAAGACGGTAATTCGCTTCGCTTGGATGGACAAATTTTAACTACAAATTATCAGGATTTTGATTTTAATATTGACCTAAGAGCAAGAGATTTTAAAGTAATAAATTCCGAAAAATCAGCTCAGGCAATGACATACGGAACATTAGCCATTAATACTGATTTAGCAATTCGTGGTAATTTAGATTTGCCTGTTGTTACAGGAGATATTTTAATTACAGATCAATCTGATTTTACATTTGTAATGCCAAAAAGCACAACTTCTCTGCAAAGTCATGAAGGTATTGTTGAGTTTATTGATCCTAATGCAACCAAAATTATACAAGAAACAGAAATTGAAACACTTCCAAAGGAAACAAATATTAAAGGTGTTAATTTAAGCGTGAATATTGACATTGATCCTGAAGCTAAATCAACAATCATAATCGATCCGATAAATGGAGATTATGTAGAATTACAAGGAGAAGCGCAGCTAACTGGCGGAATGGATCCGTCAGGAAGATTATCATTAACAGGGATTTATGAAGTAGAAAAAGGTACTTACGAAATGTCTGTTAGTATGATTAAACGCAAATTTGATATTACAAAAGGTTCTACAATTACATGGACAGGCGAACCGATGTCTGCTAATTTAAATTTAACAGCAGTATATCGAACTCAAACTGCTCCAATCGATTTAGTAGAACAGCAACTTACGGGTTTATCATCTGCGGAAGTAAACATGTATAGACAACGAATTCCTTTTAATACCGAACTTAAAATTGGAGGCGAATTAGAAAAGCCTGAAATTTCGTTTGACATTACTTTAGATGAAACTAATAATTCTGTTGCAACAACAGTTATTGAAAATACAAAAGCTAAGCTAAATCAATTAAGAAATGATGAAGCTGAAATGAACAAACAAGTTTTCGCTTTATTGATACTGAATCGTTTTGTGGGGAATAATCCATTCCAAAGTCAATCTGGAGTTTCGGCGGAAACAATGGCTCGACAAAGTGTGAGCAGCATACTTTCTGATCAATTAAATAATTTAGCTGCAGATTTAATACAAGGCGTTGATATTAATCTTGGATTAAATTCTCAAGAAGATTATTCAACTGGTGAAAAAAACACAAGAACGGATCTAAATGTAGAAGTTAGCAAGAGATTATTGAACGATCGTTTAAAAGTTTCTATCGGAAGTAATTTCGGGCTTGAAGGCGATGCAAGAGCCAACGAAAACATGACCAATATTGCTGGAGATATAAACTTAGAATATTCGTTATCTAAAAATGGGCGTTACATGCTTAGGGCTTATCGCAAAAACGAATATCAAGTCGCATTACAAGGGCAAATTATCGAAACAGGTGTAGGTTTTATTATTACTTTGGACTACGATAAATTCAGAGAAATTTTTGAGAAGAAAAAGAAAAACGAAGCCATCAAAAAACAAATGAAAATCCAACCATGAAAAAATCAATAGAAATAGTAAACAAAACTTTATTAGGTGTAATTTCATTTTTTGCAATTTCCTCATGTAGCAATACTCAATTTCTGCAAGAAGACGAAAAATTATATGTTGGTGCTGATATAGAAATTGTTGGCGATTCGTTATCTAAAAAAGAAAAATCTCAATTAAAAACTGAATTAGAAAGTCGAATTATTCCAAAACCAAATTCAAGTTTTTTAGGATTACGACCTCAACTTTACATATACAATATCACAAGTGAACCGAAAAATGAAAAAGGTTTACGCCATTGGTTAAAATATAAAATTGGTGAAGCACCTGTTTTAATGAGCCAAGTTGATACTGAATTCAATAATGAGATTCTGACGAGTTACGCTTCTAATGTTGGCTATTTTAATGCAATCGCTAAAGATGATACAATTGTAAAAAACAAAAAAGCTTCGGTAAATTATGTCGTTCAACCAAAAGCGAGATATTTTATCAATAAGGTTAATTTTCCAACTGATACATTGCAAACCATTAACAAAGAGATTACCAATACACAAAGAAGATCACTTCTAAGAAAAGGTAGACCATACAACTTAAATACGATAATTTCTGAACGTGAACGTATTGATGAACGTTTAAAAGAAAAAGGATTTTACTACTTTCATCCTGATAATATTATTTTGAAAGCCGACAGTATTTCTACTCAAAATCAGGTTGAATTATCTGTTCAATTAAAAGAAAATACGCCAACTATTGCGAAACAACAATACACAATAGATAATATTTTTGTGTTTCCTGATTACAATATAACTGATTTGAAAAAAAATATTTATCAAATTCCGTTAGAAAAAGACTCTTTGACTTTAAATCAGGAAGATAATTTTTATATGATTGATCCGTATAAAAAATTCAAACCTAAAATTTTTGAACGTGCCTTACAATTCAAAAAAGGAGAATTATATAATCGCACCGATCACAATTTGACTCTGAATCGATTGGTTAATCTTGGAGTTTTCAAATTTGTAAACAATCAATTTATAATTTCAGATTCTATTAATAATAAATTTGATGCGTATTATATGCTTACACCTCGCGAATTTCAATCACTTCGATTGGAATTATTAGGGCGTACAAATTCAGCAAATTATGGTGGTGGTGAAATTAATTTAAATTGGACACATCGTAATTTACTTCGTGGTGCTGAACAATTAAAAGCTACAATTTTTGGTGCGTTCGATATGCAATTAGGTGGACCAAAAGACGCCAATAACATTTTCCGTATGGGGACAAATGTAGAATTTTCAATTCCTCGAATTATTGCTCCTTTTAGGTTTCATACTTCCGGTGCGTACATTCCGCGTACAAACGTTACTTTGGCGTACGAATATCTTAACAGAACTCGCCTTTATGCTTTACATAATTTTAATACTTCCTTTGGATATCAATGGAAAGAGAACGCGAGAAAAGATCACGATTTAAAAGTTTTAGAAGTTACGTTGGTAAAACCCGATAATGTTTCGGACGAATATTATAATCAGATTTATGATGAATTTGGGAATATTATCAATCCGCAATTAAAACGAGTGGTAGATAAACAATTAATTTTCGGACCAAGATATTCTTACACTTACACAACAACCATGTTGCCTCGAAAAAACACCATTTATTATCGTGGTATGGTTGATTTATCAGCAAATTTAACTGGTTTAATTTCGGGTGCGAATATTGAAAAAGGCAATCAGAAAGAAATCTTCAACATTCCTTTCAGCCAATATGCAAAGATGGAACACGATTTTAGATTTTTCCACAAATTTAATCGCAAAACATCTATCGCAACACGCTTTATCGGAGGAATTGCTTTACCGTACGGAAACTCAGAATTTGTTCCATTTTCAAAACAATTTTTTGTTGGAGGAAGCAATAGTATCCGAGCGTTTAGAGCAAGAACTCTTGGTCCAGGTTCTTACGATCCGCGCAATCAAAATGCAAATTTTTACTTTGACCAAGCGGGTGATATTAAGTTAGAATTGAATGCAGAATATCGAATGAATTTGTTTAAATTTTTAAACTTAGGATTTTTTGTTGATGCTGGTAATATTTGGACAGTAAACGAAGAACCAACATTACCAGGTGGAAAATTTTCCAAAGATTTTATAAATGAAATCGCTATTGGTACAGGTTTAGGTGTTCGTCTTGATTTTAGTTTATTAATTCTACGTTTCGATTTTGCGATGCCATTACGAGTTCCATATTACGAGAAAAACGATCGTTGGACTTTTGATAAAATTGATTTTTCAGATAAAGATTGGCGAAAAGATAATCTAATTCTAAATATAGCAATAGGTTATCCTTTCTAGATTTCAATTCTATTAAATCTCATTTAAAATTCTTATTTTTAGAGATACAAAAACTAGTTGAAATGAAAAAATCATTTGTATTGAGTGCGATTGCTTTAACTTCAATTTTAGCATCATGCTCAACTCAAAATAAGACTCAAAATTCTGCTGAAGTGGAAACAAAAATAAACGATTTTAAACCTCAATATTACGCTGAATATACTTTAAAGACAGATTTATCGCATTTATCTACTAATGAAAAAGACATTATTCGATTAATGATAAAAGCTGCTGATATAATGGATGATCTATTTTGGCAACAAGCTTATGGTGCAAAAATAGATATTACAGATGCGACAAAAGGTGAAATGCTTGATTATGTTAAAATCAATTACGGACCTTGGGATCGTTTAGACAATGAAAAACCTTTTGTTCCTGGATTTGGTTCAAAACCAGCTGGTGCAATGTTTTATCCTACGGATATGACGAAAGTAGAATTTGAAGCGGCTAATTTACCTGATGGGAAGTCAAATTACACATTAGTAAAACGTAATCGTGATGGAAAATTATATACAGTTCCTTATCATGTAAATTACAAAAATCAATTGCAAAATGCTGCTGGTTACTTAGTAAAAGCATCCGAATTAGCTGAAGATCCAGGACTTAAAAAATATTTACAATTACGTGCCGCTGCTTTATTGAATGATGATTTCTATGCTAGTGATTTAGCTTGGATGGATATGAAAAATTCAAATTTGGACATCGTTGTTGGTCCGATTGAAACTTACGAAGATCAATTATTTGGATACAAAGCTTCGTATTCTTCTTACGTTTTAGTGAAAGATGTTGAATGGTCTAAGAAGTTGGCAAAATTCGTTCAGTATTTACCGGAATTACAAGAAAATTTACCAGTTAATGCAAAATATAAAGCGGAGAAACCAGGAACTGATTCAGATTTGAATGCGTATGACGTGATTTATTATGCTGGTGATTGCAACGCTGGTGGAAAAACTATCGCAATTAATTTACCAAATGATGAACGTGTACAATTGGAAAAAGGTACGCGTCGCTTGCAATTAAAAAATGCAATGCAAGCAAAATTTGATCAAATTTTGGTTCCGATTGCAAATGTTTTAATTGACGAATCACAACAAAAGAATATTAAGTTTGATGCATTTTTCTCGAATGTGATGTTTCATGAAGTTGCACACGGATTAGGAATTAAAAACACAATTAATGGTAAAGGTTCAGTTCGTGAAGCGTTAAAAGAAACTCAATCTGGATTAGAAGAAGGTAAAGCTGATATTCTTGGTTTATATATGGTAAATCAATTATTGAAAAAAGGTGAATTAGAAGGATCTCAAGAAGATTATTTCGTGACATTTTTAGCTGGAATTTTCCGTTCGGTAAGATTCGGTGCAAGTTCAGCTCACGGACAAGCGAATATGGTTTGTTTTAATTATTTTGCTGAAAAAGGTGCCTTCGAGAAATTGCCAAATGGACGTTATAAAGTAAACGTAGCCAAAATGGAACAAGCTATGAATGGCCTTTCTGAATTAATCTTAACGTTACAAGGAAACGGAGATTATGAAGGTGTAAAAAACTTAATGGCAACTAAAGGAAAAATTGGGTCTGATTTACAAAAAGATTTAGATAGAATAAATGCTTCTAACGTTCCTGTTGATATTAAATTCAAACAAGGATTAGAAGTTTTAGGCTTATAATATATTATTGAAATTCATAAAAAAAGCGAACCAATTGGTTCGCTTTTTTTTATGAAATTATCTTGATTTCGTAAGTTATTTCAACTCCGCCAGCAGCTAACATATCGTGAACACTGCAATATTTTTTTACAGCTAATTCGGCAGCTTTATTTGCTTTTTCAATATCAATATTACCTTTTAAAGTAAATGTAATATGAATATCTGTATAAATTCTTGGTGCTTCCTCTCTTCTATTTCCGACAACATCTACCTGAATATCTTCAATTTCTTGACGTTGTTTCTTTAAAATCTCACCTAAATCAAAAACACTACAACCACCCAAAGCCATCAAAACCATTTCCATTGGACTTGAGCCTTTTCCTTCTCCACCAATAGAAGCTGGACCATCAATATGAACTTTTACTTCCGAAGAAGGTGCCGTAGCTTCGTAATGCGACGCCTGATTTACACGTTGTAATTTAACTTGCATAGTTATTTATTTATATCGTAAAATTAAATAATTTTTTCAAAAGCTAATCGTTCACTCCCTCTAAAATATACCTTTCCACAATAGTGATAATTTAATTTTTCGAAAACACGAAGCATTCCTTCATTATCAAAATTTGTATCAACTTTTATTGTTCGAATTTCTTTAGCTAAAACTAAATTTTCAACTTCTTTCATAATCCAAGTTGCTAATCCTTTAATTGGATTATTTTGATCAACAATTAAACGATGCAACACCATATATTTACTTCCTTTTTCTGATTTCCAATTCCCAATTAAATCTTCATAAGCAGGTTCAATTTCATCTATCATGGCGATATACCCAACAATTTCATTTTGGTCATTATTAATAACTAAACCATAGCTGTTCTTAATATCGTTTGCAACAACCTCAGGATTTGGGTAACCATCTTGCCATTGATTACTGCCTTCATTTTTGCGCTTTTCTATTCCTTGCTGTAATAATTTCCAGATGGTATCGATATCATTTGTTGTAGCTATTCTAATCGTAAAATTCATACATTAAAGTTATAAAAAAATAACAGTGCTTATTACACTGTTATTAATATAAATTATAATGTTCCAAATTTACCAGCTTTAAATTCATCAAAGGCTTTTACTAATTGTTCTTGTGTATTCATTACAAAAGGACCGTAATGCGCAATCGGTTCATTTAAAGGTTCACCACTTAAAACTAAAACCAATGCATCATCAGTTAAAGCTTCTAAAATAAACGTATCCCCGTTTTCATTTTCAAACATCGCAAAAGTATCTTTATCCAAAATTTCATTCCTATTTACTTTAACACTTCCTTCTATAATTAAGATTGCAGTATTGTAATGATTCGGAAATTGAAAATCAGCTTTAACGCCTTTTTTCAAATATGCGTTATACATATTTATAGGCGAATAAGTTGTAGCTTTTCCTTTGTTTCCTTTATAATCTCCGGCAATTACGTTAATGTAACTAACCTCATCCTCCAATACAACTTTAGTCATTTCTTTATACAATAAATCTTGATAATGAGGTGTTGTTTCGCGATCTTTTGCTGGTAAATTCATCCAAATCTGAACCATTTGAAACAAACCGCCTTGTTTCGACCATTCTTCTTCGTGGTATTCTTGATGTATAATTCCAGCTCCGGCAGTCATCCATTGCACATCGCCTTCGCCAATTACACCGTGATTTCCACGACTATCTTTGTGCGCAATTTTTCCTTTATAAGCTAAAGTAACTGTTTCAAAACCTTTATGAGGATGAGCTCCTACTCCTCTCGGAATTTCTTCAGCTTCAAATTCGATATCAGCATTATAACCTAAGGCAAAAAAAGGATCCATTCTTCTTCTTGCTATTTCTCCTACAATAAAAGAGGTTGTATAAAATGCGTCTCCTACCCAATTAAAAGTTCCTGGATGCATTATTTTTTCAATATTTCTTGTTTTCATTTTCTTGTGATTTTATAATTTTGATAGAATATCTTTAACTGCCGATTCAATTGATGGAAATTTGAATTGATAACCGGCTTCTTGAATTTTTTTTGCTACTAAATGTTTACCATGAAATGGTTGTAAAATTTGATTTTCACCTGAATTCAATTCATTTAAAATTGCTTGGTAAATATTAAACTGAGAAACTGCTTGCGGTGCAACAGAATTATAAACTCCATCTAAATTATGTTTGACTGCAAAAGCGAATATTCCGGCCATATCTTCCACATGATTCCATGGAACCGATTGTATATTATTTTCCAAAGCTTCCAATTTGTTTTGTTTTAGCATTGAAACATATAATGGAAAAATTCCGTTTTCCTTACCTAACACCAATGAAACTCTTATTTTAGCAACGTTTGTCGCAACTCCGTTCGTTTTGAATAAATCTGCTGCTTTTTCCCAATCATCACTTAAATCAGCTGCAAACCCAATTCCTTTTTTTCCATTTTCATCAATTTCAAGCGTATCATCATGAAAACCATAGTATCCAATTGCTGAAGCTGACACAAAGCCTTTAATTGTTTGATTTCTCGCAATTAATTTTTCTCTGATCAAATTTGCTGCACCAATCCTAGTATCATAAATTATTTTTTTTGTTCATCAGTTAATGGTGTTCCGTCATTTAATTTTGCACCAGCTAAATGAATAATGTAATCTACATCGTCTAATGCATTTTCATCCATCATTTCATTAGCTACATCCCACAGATACTCATTCTCAAGTTTTGGATTTCGTGTTAAAAATTTTAAATTATATTTTCCTTCCAATAATGGAATGATATGTTTTGCAATAAAACTATTTGCCCCCGTAATTAAAACTGTATTTTTCATCATCTTGTGATTTATTTCTTTGATTACTACAAATTTATAACCGATAAATAGTATCTTAACTATGAGTTACCTAGAGGTAACCAGTA containing:
- a CDS encoding translocation/assembly module TamB domain-containing protein, with protein sequence MLLKINYKKLFKYSAITLLTIIVLLIATIFSLKIPAVQNFIKDRLVVYLEDKIKTKVELERVYIDFPNSLVMENLYLQGEDVDTLLFAKKLDVGLDILQLIDNKADLTSIELNTARANVVRKKDGSFNFDYIINAFVTKEEEETTSKPFIISLDKIKLQNVGVSFIDQQAGNNINVFVNAFDTRVKKFDLQQNSYAIDKISLDGLKLRLKQDLVQEVAAKVEQKVDSLNQQKPMQLALGEIDLKNFDIYYGDDQTKMYAHLQFKEFNTSIKKLDIEDNNFAVGDINLNGLKLKFIQKLIQDIKESETSSNTTSTPLKIALNRINLEDITIDYGDERSKTYAKLALEKLNAKINAVDLEKNKFDIDEVLLSNTNLDAKLHLQTSNSASNNSSSSAPMELKLGKGILDNVKINYNNTAAAKTAGLDYNHLTLNKLAVDLRDFQMLNGQFSGKVKSAELKERKGLHVQQLRTNFLYGTNQAYLKDLYLQTPRTIIRDEVILNYRNINELTNNIGNVTINADLNRSKISFADILFLVPSLRQTTPFKEYQNATLAVDTELYGRVNDLTIKNLSVSGLDDLKINASGRVQNAMNMDQLAYDLSIKNFSTSSKTIYKIVPKNTIPNNIRIPSQLTLKGKAKGTLKVIQPDLYLTSTLGNASVKGLIDIRKTNAEKYNLNAQFDRLDVGTLISNQQVGKITGNVSINGQSFDLARANTSINGKIKQAKFNQYNYQNLALKGKINNGIFDVNAVSDDPNANLNLTASGDFKKDLKNVKLNGNIGNLNIKALNFYDEALSISGEIDGAFDNLDFENPNGYLSLKNLSVTDETEKLAIDEMKLNAISSENQNQITLESKVINAEIKGKFNLLEIAPALVSTINQYYEFQDSKKISKFDPNQYFTLNANINNDKLVQKFLPDLKEFSTLNITGDFNAQTKKINLDGDVENLIYGNNFLKNAKISLSNPNETLNYKLNLDEVGNESFKLNNIDLNGDIYNNKINLNASSKDETGQDKFYVAGNVQLDDDIIIASLNPNGLILNYDAWQISEDNQIKISDKGIVANNFKISNNESSIELNSETDSPTSPLNVAINNFKIETITELIKIDELPASGTINGTAQLNNLMADMTFTADLDVTDLKAYNNPVGNLAINVKNKTSDIISADALLTGNDNDVRLIGEYNLAQSLLDFRFNMNRFELKTIKGFTNGMVDDIEGFLNGNLNLKGSLDNPSIEGLIGFNQVGFSVPEYGVNFRNITDNLNFTKRGIEFDQFKINDKDGNSLRLDGQILTTNYQDFDFNIDLRARDFKVINSEKSAQAMTYGTLAINTDLAIRGNLDLPVVTGDILITDQSDFTFVMPKSTTSLQSHEGIVEFIDPNATKIIQETEIETLPKETNIKGVNLSVNIDIDPEAKSTIIIDPINGDYVELQGEAQLTGGMDPSGRLSLTGIYEVEKGTYEMSVSMIKRKFDITKGSTITWTGEPMSANLNLTAVYRTQTAPIDLVEQQLTGLSSAEVNMYRQRIPFNTELKIGGELEKPEISFDITLDETNNSVATTVIENTKAKLNQLRNDEAEMNKQVFALLILNRFVGNNPFQSQSGVSAETMARQSVSSILSDQLNNLAADLIQGVDINLGLNSQEDYSTGEKNTRTDLNVEVSKRLLNDRLKVSIGSNFGLEGDARANENMTNIAGDINLEYSLSKNGRYMLRAYRKNEYQVALQGQIIETGVGFIITLDYDKFREIFEKKKKNEAIKKQMKIQP
- the tamL gene encoding translocation and assembly module lipoprotein TamL, producing the protein MKKSIEIVNKTLLGVISFFAISSCSNTQFLQEDEKLYVGADIEIVGDSLSKKEKSQLKTELESRIIPKPNSSFLGLRPQLYIYNITSEPKNEKGLRHWLKYKIGEAPVLMSQVDTEFNNEILTSYASNVGYFNAIAKDDTIVKNKKASVNYVVQPKARYFINKVNFPTDTLQTINKEITNTQRRSLLRKGRPYNLNTIISERERIDERLKEKGFYYFHPDNIILKADSISTQNQVELSVQLKENTPTIAKQQYTIDNIFVFPDYNITDLKKNIYQIPLEKDSLTLNQEDNFYMIDPYKKFKPKIFERALQFKKGELYNRTDHNLTLNRLVNLGVFKFVNNQFIISDSINNKFDAYYMLTPREFQSLRLELLGRTNSANYGGGEINLNWTHRNLLRGAEQLKATIFGAFDMQLGGPKDANNIFRMGTNVEFSIPRIIAPFRFHTSGAYIPRTNVTLAYEYLNRTRLYALHNFNTSFGYQWKENARKDHDLKVLEVTLVKPDNVSDEYYNQIYDEFGNIINPQLKRVVDKQLIFGPRYSYTYTTTMLPRKNTIYYRGMVDLSANLTGLISGANIEKGNQKEIFNIPFSQYAKMEHDFRFFHKFNRKTSIATRFIGGIALPYGNSEFVPFSKQFFVGGSNSIRAFRARTLGPGSYDPRNQNANFYFDQAGDIKLELNAEYRMNLFKFLNLGFFVDAGNIWTVNEEPTLPGGKFSKDFINEIAIGTGLGVRLDFSLLILRFDFAMPLRVPYYEKNDRWTFDKIDFSDKDWRKDNLILNIAIGYPF
- a CDS encoding dipeptidyl-peptidase 3 family protein, translating into MKKSFVLSAIALTSILASCSTQNKTQNSAEVETKINDFKPQYYAEYTLKTDLSHLSTNEKDIIRLMIKAADIMDDLFWQQAYGAKIDITDATKGEMLDYVKINYGPWDRLDNEKPFVPGFGSKPAGAMFYPTDMTKVEFEAANLPDGKSNYTLVKRNRDGKLYTVPYHVNYKNQLQNAAGYLVKASELAEDPGLKKYLQLRAAALLNDDFYASDLAWMDMKNSNLDIVVGPIETYEDQLFGYKASYSSYVLVKDVEWSKKLAKFVQYLPELQENLPVNAKYKAEKPGTDSDLNAYDVIYYAGDCNAGGKTIAINLPNDERVQLEKGTRRLQLKNAMQAKFDQILVPIANVLIDESQQKNIKFDAFFSNVMFHEVAHGLGIKNTINGKGSVREALKETQSGLEEGKADILGLYMVNQLLKKGELEGSQEDYFVTFLAGIFRSVRFGASSAHGQANMVCFNYFAEKGAFEKLPNGRYKVNVAKMEQAMNGLSELILTLQGNGDYEGVKNLMATKGKIGSDLQKDLDRINASNVPVDIKFKQGLEVLGL
- a CDS encoding OsmC family protein is translated as MQVKLQRVNQASHYEATAPSSEVKVHIDGPASIGGEGKGSSPMEMVLMALGGCSVFDLGEILKKQRQEIEDIQVDVVGNRREEAPRIYTDIHITFTLKGNIDIEKANKAAELAVKKYCSVHDMLAAGGVEITYEIKIIS
- a CDS encoding GNAT family N-acetyltransferase; amino-acid sequence: MNFTIRIATTNDIDTIWKLLQQGIEKRKNEGSNQWQDGYPNPEVVANDIKNSYGLVINNDQNEIVGYIAMIDEIEPAYEDLIGNWKSEKGSKYMVLHRLIVDQNNPIKGLATWIMKEVENLVLAKEIRTIKVDTNFDNEGMLRVFEKLNYHYCGKVYFRGSERLAFEKII
- a CDS encoding pirin family protein — its product is MKTRNIEKIMHPGTFNWVGDAFYTTSFIVGEIARRRMDPFFALGYNADIEFEAEEIPRGVGAHPHKGFETVTLAYKGKIAHKDSRGNHGVIGEGDVQWMTAGAGIIHQEYHEEEWSKQGGLFQMVQIWMNLPAKDRETTPHYQDLLYKEMTKVVLEDEVSYINVIAGDYKGNKGKATTYSPINMYNAYLKKGVKADFQFPNHYNTAILIIEGSVKVNRNEILDKDTFAMFENENGDTFILEALTDDALVLVLSGEPLNEPIAHYGPFVMNTQEQLVKAFDEFKAGKFGTL
- a CDS encoding DUF1731 domain-containing protein; protein product: MIREKLIARNQTIKGFVSASAIGYYGFHDDTLEIDENGKKGIGFAADLSDDWEKAADLFKTNGVATNVAKIRVSLVLGKENGIFPLYVSMLKQNKLEALENNIQSVPWNHVEDMAGIFAFAVKHNLDGVYNSVAPQAVSQFNIYQAILNELNSGENQILQPFHGKHLVAKKIQEAGYQFKFPSIESAVKDILSKL
- a CDS encoding Rossmann-fold NAD(P)-binding domain-containing protein, translating into MMKNTVLITGANSFIAKHIIPLLEGKYNLKFLTRNPKLENEYLWDVANEMMDENALDDVDYIIHLAGAKLNDGTPLTDEQKK